The following coding sequences lie in one Spirochaetota bacterium genomic window:
- a CDS encoding penicillin-binding transpeptidase domain-containing protein, which yields MTKEQKIALVTVLLAAFGSIVVFRMFFLAIRTSSFTPVSQNDVRGDIYDVNGRRLTENTPVFTLAVDKNSLSAETLAATVHALSSLTGMRTRDVAIKLRDERRFSVIRRKVTSAVRDAVLAAQKTGAMKGVYFIPERRRTYPFSDVFAHLIGFTDIDNRGIEGIEFAYDEELAPAPVLKRRNVMLTVNADIQDAVHREIKAAMALTKSDAAVVIVQNVNNGDILASVSYPYFDPNEPGRYSPMTLRNRAFMNIIEPGSTFKMLAAAFALSHNIVSANETFLCTGVYTYPDGQKIKCHEKHGRVSFEDVIKRSCNVGIITVAERFKKAEFHDFLTTFRFGEKTGIARVSEQAGILRPPRSWSLYSRGYIAIGQEIGVTPLQLIGAYSALVNGGTYHTPRLVSSIVDEERRVVSSMDPSGERVLDAAVAERIKLLLRKSVESGSTGELASLKDVAVIGKTGTSQIANLRSGGYLDDAYNSIFVGAFPLDAPRVSMLVLLNKPKGAHTGGRVAAPLFKRIAIAILPLLNIYPDTAVTVSRASLTDLASFVRSEEHISGGGTAMPMVIGLSLREALIRIRSVTASNENGISVSGEGYVLSQEPPAGETVRFGSVVRLRLSGPK from the coding sequence ATGACGAAAGAGCAGAAGATAGCCCTTGTCACGGTGCTCCTCGCTGCGTTCGGCAGCATCGTCGTGTTCCGCATGTTCTTCCTCGCCATACGCACATCGTCGTTCACGCCCGTCTCACAGAACGATGTCCGCGGCGATATCTATGACGTCAACGGCCGAAGGCTTACCGAGAACACGCCGGTATTCACGCTCGCCGTCGATAAGAACAGCCTCTCCGCAGAAACGCTCGCGGCAACGGTGCATGCGTTATCATCGCTCACCGGCATGCGCACACGCGATGTCGCGATAAAGCTCCGCGACGAACGGCGTTTTTCCGTCATCCGCCGCAAAGTGACATCCGCTGTCCGTGATGCCGTACTTGCAGCGCAGAAGACCGGTGCGATGAAGGGCGTGTATTTCATCCCGGAGCGCCGCCGCACCTACCCGTTCTCCGATGTGTTCGCCCATCTCATCGGCTTCACCGATATCGACAATCGCGGCATCGAAGGTATTGAGTTCGCGTACGACGAAGAGCTCGCACCGGCACCGGTATTGAAGCGCCGCAACGTAATGCTCACCGTCAACGCCGATATACAGGACGCCGTGCATCGCGAGATAAAAGCCGCCATGGCATTGACGAAAAGCGATGCGGCCGTCGTCATCGTGCAGAACGTGAACAACGGCGACATACTCGCTTCGGTATCCTATCCCTATTTCGACCCGAACGAACCGGGGCGCTATTCCCCCATGACGCTGCGCAATCGCGCGTTCATGAACATCATCGAGCCGGGGTCGACGTTCAAGATGCTCGCCGCCGCGTTCGCGCTTTCGCACAACATCGTCTCCGCGAACGAGACGTTCCTCTGCACGGGGGTGTACACCTATCCCGACGGGCAGAAGATAAAATGCCATGAAAAGCACGGGCGGGTGAGCTTCGAGGACGTCATCAAGAGATCCTGCAATGTGGGGATAATAACCGTCGCCGAGCGTTTCAAGAAAGCCGAATTCCATGATTTCCTTACAACGTTCCGCTTCGGCGAAAAGACCGGCATCGCCCGTGTATCGGAACAGGCGGGGATACTGCGGCCGCCGCGTTCATGGTCGCTCTACTCGCGCGGATATATCGCCATAGGCCAGGAGATAGGCGTTACGCCATTACAGCTCATCGGCGCCTACAGCGCGCTCGTCAACGGCGGCACATATCACACCCCGCGTCTTGTCTCATCGATAGTCGACGAAGAGCGACGTGTCGTTTCCTCCATGGACCCATCGGGAGAGCGAGTGCTCGATGCTGCCGTCGCCGAACGGATAAAACTGCTCCTGCGCAAGAGCGTCGAGTCCGGGAGCACCGGCGAACTGGCAAGCTTGAAGGACGTGGCCGTCATCGGAAAGACAGGCACATCGCAGATAGCGAACCTGCGCTCCGGCGGCTATCTCGATGATGCGTATAATTCGATATTCGTCGGGGCCTTCCCCCTCGATGCACCGCGCGTATCCATGCTCGTGCTCCTCAATAAACCGAAAGGGGCGCACACGGGCGGCCGCGTGGCGGCACCGCTCTTCAAACGCATCGCCATCGCGATACTCCCGCTCCTTAACATCTACCCCGATACCGCCGTGACCGTTTCCCGTGCCTCGCTCACGGACCTCGCGTCGTTCGTGCGCTCGGAGGAACATATTTCCGGCGGCGGCACGGCAATGCCGATGGTGATCGGTCTATCGCTCCGTGAGGCGCTCATCCGCATACGATCGGTGACGGCGAGCAATGAGAACGGCATATCGGTGAGCGGTGAGGGATATGTCCTCTCGCAGGAACCACCCGCGGGGGAGACGGTGCGCTTCGGGAGCGTCGTGCGCCTGCGACTATCGGGGCCGAAATAG
- a CDS encoding DUF6498-containing protein: MDSKMTFKGFTERIAFGSPPRNASLWMSAGANVLIVLAGIIVFHPSAMSVLWAFWCDCVIAGVLTVIRLCTLKDFSVFSFIPDGNPSVNDKRRQALSILAFSVLFYFILFSVFQGISKADISSFVFIAVSAGLLFIGRLISYLRDEVIRRRENGAPPDITLHVFSPLVQFMLIIAAIFPGILFWVFLNIFLLFAFMIFRGPFDMISSIASDVTVLLFAAAVKMGAEYGIPALIRWYKSQPIKVAANDVKK; encoded by the coding sequence ATGGATAGTAAAATGACGTTCAAGGGCTTTACCGAAAGAATCGCTTTCGGGTCGCCGCCGCGAAACGCATCCCTATGGATGTCCGCCGGGGCGAACGTGCTCATCGTGCTTGCCGGGATAATCGTATTCCATCCCAGCGCGATGTCCGTGCTGTGGGCGTTCTGGTGCGATTGTGTCATCGCCGGAGTACTTACCGTCATTCGATTGTGCACGCTTAAGGATTTTTCGGTGTTCAGCTTCATCCCCGATGGAAATCCGTCAGTGAACGATAAACGCAGGCAGGCGCTTTCAATACTCGCCTTCAGCGTGCTCTTCTACTTTATTCTCTTCAGCGTATTTCAAGGGATATCGAAAGCCGATATTTCGAGCTTTGTCTTTATCGCCGTCAGTGCCGGGCTTCTTTTCATCGGCAGACTGATATCGTACCTGCGCGATGAGGTGATACGCAGGCGGGAGAACGGCGCCCCGCCGGACATTACCCTGCACGTCTTCTCGCCGCTCGTGCAGTTCATGCTTATCATCGCTGCGATATTCCCCGGTATTCTATTCTGGGTATTTCTCAATATCTTCCTGCTCTTTGCGTTCATGATATTCAGGGGGCCGTTCGATATGATATCCAGTATCGCTTCGGATGTCACCGTGCTCCTGTTCGCCGCCGCGGTGAAGATGGGGGCGGAATACGGCATACCGGCGCTCATACGCTGGTACAAGTCACAGCCGATAAAGGTCGCCGCGAACGATGTCAAGAAATAG
- a CDS encoding homocysteine S-methyltransferase family protein: MAKERITEAVKKGRILVSDGAWGTFLQKKGMKPGDCPEAWCVDRPADVRDIGKSYIDAGADMIESCSFGGTSFKLTHFGHGDKVESFNMAAAKLSREAAGEKWVIASVGPTGKILMTGEVTEDDLYNAFKAQSIALEKGGADALCIETMSDLDEAKIAIRAAKENTKCEVICTFTFEKTPKGEYRTMMGVSPADAARELVAAGADIIGTNCGNGIRGMIDVVTEMRTVDTATPVLVHANAGLPKNVNGVDVFPETPEEMASQIPALLKAGANIVGGCCGTTPAHIRAMKKAVKDYRA; this comes from the coding sequence ATGGCGAAAGAGCGAATAACCGAAGCGGTCAAAAAAGGCCGTATTCTCGTGTCCGACGGAGCATGGGGGACATTCCTTCAGAAGAAAGGGATGAAGCCTGGTGACTGCCCGGAGGCGTGGTGCGTCGACCGACCCGCGGACGTGCGCGATATCGGCAAGTCATATATCGATGCCGGCGCGGATATGATAGAAAGCTGCAGTTTCGGCGGCACATCGTTCAAGCTCACGCATTTCGGTCATGGTGACAAGGTCGAATCGTTCAATATGGCCGCGGCAAAGCTGTCGCGCGAGGCGGCAGGTGAGAAATGGGTGATAGCCTCCGTGGGGCCTACCGGCAAGATACTCATGACCGGCGAAGTGACCGAGGACGATCTCTACAACGCCTTCAAGGCTCAGTCGATAGCGCTCGAAAAAGGCGGCGCGGACGCGCTCTGCATCGAGACGATGAGCGACCTCGATGAAGCGAAAATAGCGATACGCGCGGCGAAAGAGAACACGAAGTGCGAAGTGATATGTACGTTCACCTTCGAGAAGACGCCGAAGGGCGAATATCGCACCATGATGGGTGTCTCCCCTGCGGACGCGGCGCGAGAGCTCGTTGCTGCCGGCGCTGACATCATCGGCACCAACTGCGGCAACGGGATACGCGGTATGATCGATGTCGTTACCGAAATGCGCACGGTCGATACGGCAACGCCCGTACTCGTTCATGCGAACGCCGGTCTCCCGAAGAACGTGAACGGCGTGGATGTGTTCCCCGAAACGCCCGAAGAAATGGCCTCGCAGATACCCGCGCTCCTCAAGGCGGGTGCGAACATCGTCGGCGGCTGCTGCGGGACGACACCGGCGCACATCCGTGCGATGAAGAAAGCGGTTAAGGATTACCGTGCCTGA
- a CDS encoding AraC family transcriptional regulator codes for MRTASLLSPYVLYPKERSLSWHERIVDRDNTYEFTPSDGPAVLPIYNLYRNMPNISAHHHRFLEISLILSGTGTACIDKRETPLTPGTLLFINHLQEHAESFRTRRVEKLILAMLPSVIESGLSLSMSNGMFRAFSLTEPFFRNKAVNAVALDDNAADRIARSWCGLLHAYNTGASDDAVIAHTRSLLEHIVSEHGRRTAASSAKESAIAPALYHLRMNVRTPDVAAAIASTGLSKSHFYKRFGEEIGMPVGKYIMTLRISRAKSMLRSTSLPVSHIASDLGFYDESHMHRTLKREAGESVAAFRNKNGVQVDRKSVPGRSRRI; via the coding sequence ATGAGAACGGCATCGCTTCTATCGCCATATGTGCTCTATCCGAAAGAGAGATCGCTCTCATGGCATGAACGCATCGTGGACCGCGACAACACCTATGAATTCACGCCAAGCGATGGGCCGGCGGTGCTCCCCATCTATAATCTCTATCGCAACATGCCGAATATATCCGCGCATCATCATCGATTCCTGGAAATATCCCTTATCCTGAGCGGTACGGGAACAGCATGCATCGATAAACGTGAAACGCCGCTTACGCCGGGTACGCTTCTCTTCATCAATCATCTGCAGGAGCATGCAGAATCGTTCCGCACGCGGCGTGTCGAGAAGCTCATACTCGCCATGCTCCCGTCCGTCATCGAATCGGGGCTGAGCCTGTCGATGTCCAACGGCATGTTCCGGGCGTTCTCGCTCACCGAACCGTTCTTCCGGAACAAGGCGGTCAATGCGGTCGCGCTTGATGATAACGCGGCGGATCGCATTGCGCGAAGCTGGTGCGGGCTCCTTCATGCGTACAATACCGGCGCATCGGATGATGCCGTCATTGCCCACACCCGTTCGCTTCTTGAGCATATCGTTTCAGAACATGGCCGGCGGACGGCGGCCTCCTCGGCGAAGGAGAGCGCCATCGCTCCCGCGCTGTATCATCTGCGCATGAACGTGCGCACACCCGATGTCGCAGCGGCGATAGCATCGACGGGATTGAGCAAGAGCCATTTCTATAAACGTTTCGGTGAAGAGATCGGTATGCCGGTAGGGAAGTATATCATGACGTTACGGATCTCACGTGCGAAGTCGATGCTCCGCAGCACGTCGCTTCCCGTGTCGCACATCGCCTCCGATCTCGGGTTCTACGACGAAAGCCATATGCATCGTACGCTGAAACGCGAAGCGGGGGAGAGTGTTGCTGCGTTTCGGAATAAGAATGGCGTACAAGTCGATAGGAAATCCGTACCTGGACGCAGCAGGCGCATCTGA
- a CDS encoding SGNH/GDSL hydrolase family protein: MKIQPHARLVMIGDSVTDHGRTPAGESMHEGIGRGWGGYVAQVDALLMTAYPERAIRVTNRGTSGNTVRDLAARWQADVIDLKPDWLSIMIGINDVWRQFDSFRGQDRAVSVEEYANTLEHLVRDTRPLLDGLVMMTPYFMETNRTDAMRSRMDEYGAVVRDIASRYQAIFVDTQAAFDRMCMHMHSASIAWDRIHPNHVGYMIIASAFLTGIGFEWERLAGKR, translated from the coding sequence ATGAAGATACAGCCCCATGCACGCCTTGTCATGATAGGCGATTCGGTCACCGATCACGGGAGAACGCCCGCAGGCGAGAGCATGCACGAAGGCATCGGCCGCGGCTGGGGCGGCTATGTGGCGCAGGTGGATGCGCTCCTCATGACGGCATATCCGGAACGTGCGATACGCGTCACGAATCGCGGTACGTCCGGGAATACCGTGCGCGATCTTGCGGCGCGCTGGCAGGCGGACGTCATCGATCTCAAACCTGACTGGCTTTCCATCATGATAGGCATCAACGACGTGTGGCGGCAATTCGACAGCTTCCGCGGACAGGACCGCGCGGTGAGCGTTGAGGAATATGCGAACACGCTCGAACACCTCGTACGCGACACGCGTCCGCTCCTCGACGGCCTGGTGATGATGACGCCCTATTTCATGGAAACGAACCGCACCGACGCCATGAGGAGCCGCATGGACGAATACGGCGCCGTTGTGCGCGACATCGCATCGCGATACCAGGCGATATTCGTCGATACGCAGGCGGCCTTTGATCGTATGTGCATGCATATGCATTCTGCGTCGATAGCATGGGACAGGATACATCCCAATCATGTCGGCTATATGATCATTGCGAGCGCTTTTCTTACCGGCATCGGCTTCGAGTGGGAGCGGCTTGCGGGAAAACGCTGA